The Vigna unguiculata cultivar IT97K-499-35 chromosome 11, ASM411807v1, whole genome shotgun sequence genomic sequence GCTTTATCTTACCAGATGAGGTAGGTTAAATCATCAAGCTCATCAGATAAAAAACATTGAGAATGGAAAACACCCTCAAAAACCTGGTTGTTGTAACATGTAAATCAAGCTATTCACTTTAACTTGGACAactatttttcaatctttttaatCTGTATTTAAAGTCTAGAAGAAATTGTTGAATATAAAAAGGAGGATGGTTGAGAAATGACTTTACCTTGTGCCAAGGATGAGCTTTAATCTGAGGGAATCTAAAATCTGTATATTCTGGGTTCATGCAACGAATTTCCTCTCGTGTGGGGGTACCGAGAACCTAcaacaaaacacataaataatgaCCTCTGTAAATATGTGTTTCAAACCACAGAAACATCAATGTACAAGAGAAATCACCTTAATAATTTCCACAAGCTGGTCCACCTGATTTTCTCCAGGAAATAGTGGCTATATAAACATTTGAAACTATGGGAAGTCAATATAATGATATATCTCGGTAAAAAGGCAAAAAACTTAGGTATGAGCAACATTAATACATAGATAGCCAGAATGTTTAACCTGTCCTAGAAGAAGTTCAGCAAGAACACAACCAGCTGACCATATATCAATAGAAGCTGTGTATTCTGTTGCACCAAATATTAGTTCTGGAGCCCGATAGTAACGTGAACATATGTATGAAATGTTTGATTCACCCTTGAcctgatataattttttttgtggaagaataatatcataataatatcCTAGCAAGTTGTGAACATGAGAAGCTTCATGAAAttgataattgaattaaaaaaatcacatgttACATCAACCActtccatttatttttcatataatagaaaagaaaaaggatcaGAGTAAATATTCTTGGCATCAGTATCATCACATAAACAGGTTATTAAATCAGTATTGCATTTATGTAAACATCTTATAATAGCTTTAGCATAGCTATGTCCACTGGGAATTATGTGATTTTAGTAGTCTTCCATTATCATGGTGGCATATGAGCATGAAGCAATAATATGTACAAGAACTACGAAGATCAACATACCAGAACTTTGGCACTCCCAAAATCACAAAGCTTAACTTGGTGAGTAAGAGGGTGAACCTGTAGccatatatgaaaaaagatttagaataaattaataCAACTCAGGAAAGACATTGAAAGAAGAACGTACCAAAAGATTTTGAGGCTTCACATCCCTATGGCAAACTCCCAGTGTGGTATGGATATATGCTAATCCCCTAAAGATCTAAACATCAAATTCAAACCCAATCGTTACAAAGTACTAAATCAACACATGAACCACATTGCAAAGACAAAAAATGAGTTCATACTTGATATGTGTACAGTTTAGCATAGATGAGAGGCATCCTCTGGTTCATAGTATTGTAGTGTTTTATAACTCGGTACATTGTCTCAGGGACATATTCCATTACTAAGTTTAGAAAAAGTTCATCTCTGCTTGTTGTGGAGAAGAAACAGTGCTTCAGGCAAATTACATTTGGGTGATCCATTAAACGCATTAACTGCAACTCACGATTTTTGTATCGCCTGTCTTGCAAGACCTTTTTAATAGCCACTGGCTCTCCAGTCTCCAAGCACTTTGCCTATAATTTAGG encodes the following:
- the LOC114169927 gene encoding shaggy-related protein kinase zeta isoform X2, with amino-acid sequence MSATVIEGNDAVTGHIISTTIGGKNGEPKQTISYMAERVVGTGSFGVVFQAKCLETGEPVAIKKVLQDRRYKNRELQLMRLMDHPNVICLKHCFFSTTSRDELFLNLVMEYVPETMYRVIKHYNTMNQRMPLIYAKLYTYQIFRGLAYIHTTLGVCHRDVKPQNLLVHPLTHQVKLCDFGSAKVLVKGESNISYICSRYYRAPELIFGATEYTASIDIWSAGCVLAELLLGQPLFPGENQVDQLVEIIKVLGTPTREEIRCMNPEYTDFRFPQIKAHPWHKVFHKRMPPEAIDLASRLLQYSPSLRCTALEACAHPFFDELREPNARLPNGRPLPSLFNFKQELAGVSPELVNRLIPEHIRRQTGLSSPHSTGT
- the LOC114169927 gene encoding shaggy-related protein kinase eta isoform X1 — protein: MASMPMGHHHQQQPPPPALPLQPSQPQQSQPQNEVPRRSSDMETDKDMSATVIEGNDAVTGHIISTTIGGKNGEPKQTISYMAERVVGTGSFGVVFQAKCLETGEPVAIKKVLQDRRYKNRELQLMRLMDHPNVICLKHCFFSTTSRDELFLNLVMEYVPETMYRVIKHYNTMNQRMPLIYAKLYTYQIFRGLAYIHTTLGVCHRDVKPQNLLVHPLTHQVKLCDFGSAKVLVKGESNISYICSRYYRAPELIFGATEYTASIDIWSAGCVLAELLLGQPLFPGENQVDQLVEIIKVLGTPTREEIRCMNPEYTDFRFPQIKAHPWHKVFHKRMPPEAIDLASRLLQYSPSLRCTALEACAHPFFDELREPNARLPNGRPLPSLFNFKQELAGVSPELVNRLIPEHIRRQTGLSSPHSTGT